A portion of the Streptomyces coeruleoprunus genome contains these proteins:
- a CDS encoding ABC transporter permease codes for MTGLLFLRVRGHHGPLAAALLAILTTTTILATLAAFAGSAGDAGLRHALRTRDAAAAALLVTTETTRTPPAAADRAVLRGAREAFGQLPVTLSRFDLSGPYALPRPAAARGGEPDLAEFGAVDRSRVRLTAGSWPAAAGPGPGGVTEVAVPEAAARRLGLTPGPRTVRLTGRMDAPDVLVRVSGVYRPADPADPYWQLDRLGGRGVRTDTFTTYGPLLTHPAALGTGRIPRRQMSWLATADFGTLRADHVDALRTAAREAKEFRAARPELAGDAVVRTALPDTLDRLERALLVSRATLLVVSAQLALLAGYALLLVARLLTAGRTAETRLLLARGASRRRVASLAALEALLLALPAAVCGPLLAGPLTRLLAERGLPGGAGPLLDTGPTPQVWLTGAAVALACAAAVATPALGAARTAGGRPRTLPAPLRAGADLALLAVAAVAYWQLGRRTSGSGTLTADREGRLGIDPLLVAAPALALLAGAVLTLRLLPPAARLAERRAARGRGLTAPLAGWQLSRRPLRATGPVLLLVLAVALGMLTIGHGASWDRSQDDQADFRAGAPVRVLGGGTEPFGRGGAYGAIPGVRAAVPAARLDFGLSGGRRATVLALDTAMARDELTLRHDLADAPPDRLLAPLDPAYAAPDAKSPPAPPRNTPRPPQGTTSPGHDAAASAGASASAARGSASRVQGFASSGQDAAASAGASASAARGSASRVQGFASSGQDAAASAGASASAAPGSAPPAQGSASAAGFSASAARDSASPGRGAALAAGASVSAAPGSASPVQGTASAAGFSASAARGSATATQSAAASASDFASPAQGAAASAADSATAAQGAAASARGASPSPSSAAPAAITVPGDTARLALGLTLDGGSGPGRARAADLTLTVEDRHGVPYRVPLGALPADGRPRTLTADLARAAGAPDGRPAGPLSLTALDIDQRGQPLRTVPARLTLTALRAVTADGAPRPVTVPPGLDWRARATVAPGHDPQDERQAPPAVTGVRSTSATPLDLAYHPGRTAPDAWPPGERIVTVRVTLGAPATSPPAALATDRFLESTGARTGSVVRVPMPGGDLTVRIAGTLRALPTTGPGAGAATGGEDGGALLLDLRAVNRVLSARPGSPPPSLPPTEWWLFTAPGAADRAATALRNRADTDPAQVVVRDEIAARLHGDPLGAGPRAALLAATVAAALLAAVGFAVSTAGALRERSAEFAVLRALGAPRRQTARLVALEQSLLIAVALVIGPLLGALLTRALVPLVVLTGEATRPVPGVLVALPPGRIALLLLAVAAAPLATVAVTALRGADPATALRARGGE; via the coding sequence GTGACGGGGCTGTTGTTCCTGCGCGTACGCGGACACCACGGGCCGCTCGCCGCCGCGCTGCTGGCCATCCTCACGACCACCACGATCCTCGCCACCCTGGCCGCGTTCGCCGGCTCCGCCGGGGACGCCGGGCTGCGGCACGCGCTGCGCACCAGGGACGCGGCCGCCGCCGCGCTCCTCGTCACCACCGAGACCACCCGCACCCCACCGGCCGCCGCCGACCGGGCCGTCCTGCGCGGCGCCCGCGAGGCCTTCGGCCAACTGCCCGTGACCCTGAGCCGGTTCGACCTCTCCGGCCCCTACGCCCTGCCGCGGCCCGCCGCCGCCCGCGGCGGCGAACCCGACCTCGCCGAGTTCGGCGCCGTCGACCGCTCCCGGGTCCGCCTCACGGCCGGCAGCTGGCCCGCGGCCGCCGGGCCCGGACCCGGCGGCGTCACCGAGGTCGCGGTGCCCGAGGCCGCCGCCCGGCGCCTCGGGCTCACCCCCGGCCCACGGACGGTGCGGCTCACCGGACGCATGGATGCCCCCGACGTCCTCGTCCGCGTCAGCGGCGTCTACCGCCCGGCCGACCCCGCCGACCCGTACTGGCAGCTCGACCGGCTCGGCGGCCGCGGCGTCCGCACGGACACGTTCACCACGTACGGTCCCCTCCTCACCCACCCGGCCGCCCTCGGCACCGGACGCATCCCCCGGCGGCAGATGTCCTGGCTCGCCACCGCCGACTTCGGCACCCTGCGCGCCGACCACGTCGACGCCCTGCGCACGGCCGCACGCGAAGCGAAGGAGTTCCGCGCCGCGCGGCCCGAACTGGCCGGGGACGCCGTCGTCCGCACCGCCCTGCCCGACACCCTCGACCGGCTGGAACGGGCCCTCCTCGTCTCCCGCGCCACCCTCCTCGTCGTCTCCGCCCAGCTCGCGCTCCTCGCCGGCTACGCGCTGCTCCTCGTCGCCCGGCTGCTGACCGCCGGGCGCACCGCCGAGACCCGGCTGCTGCTGGCCCGCGGGGCGTCCCGCCGCCGCGTCGCCTCGCTCGCCGCCCTGGAGGCGCTGCTCCTCGCCCTGCCCGCCGCCGTCTGCGGGCCGCTCCTCGCCGGCCCGCTCACCCGGCTGCTCGCCGAGCGGGGCCTGCCGGGCGGCGCCGGACCCCTCCTCGACACCGGGCCCACCCCGCAGGTCTGGCTCACCGGCGCCGCCGTCGCCCTGGCCTGCGCGGCCGCCGTCGCCACACCCGCGCTCGGCGCGGCCCGCACGGCGGGCGGGCGGCCCCGCACCCTGCCCGCACCGCTGCGGGCGGGCGCCGACCTCGCCCTCCTGGCCGTCGCCGCCGTCGCCTACTGGCAGCTCGGCCGGCGCACCTCCGGCTCCGGAACGCTCACCGCCGACCGCGAGGGACGCCTCGGCATCGACCCGCTCCTGGTCGCCGCCCCCGCGCTGGCCCTCCTCGCCGGCGCCGTGCTCACCCTGCGGCTGCTGCCCCCCGCCGCCCGGCTCGCCGAACGCCGCGCCGCCCGGGGGCGGGGTCTGACCGCGCCGCTCGCCGGCTGGCAGCTCAGCCGCCGGCCGCTGCGCGCCACCGGTCCCGTGCTGCTGCTCGTCCTCGCCGTCGCGCTCGGGATGCTGACGATCGGGCACGGCGCGTCCTGGGACCGTTCGCAGGACGACCAGGCCGACTTCAGGGCGGGCGCGCCCGTGCGCGTGCTCGGCGGCGGCACCGAGCCCTTCGGCCGGGGCGGCGCGTACGGCGCGATCCCCGGCGTGCGCGCCGCCGTGCCCGCCGCCCGCCTCGACTTCGGCCTGTCCGGCGGACGGCGGGCCACCGTCCTCGCCCTCGACACCGCCATGGCCCGGGACGAACTGACCCTGCGGCACGACCTGGCGGACGCCCCGCCCGACCGCCTGCTCGCACCGCTGGACCCCGCCTACGCGGCACCGGACGCGAAGAGCCCGCCCGCGCCGCCGAGGAACACACCTCGGCCACCGCAGGGCACCACATCGCCCGGGCACGACGCCGCAGCATCCGCGGGCGCCTCCGCATCGGCCGCACGGGGCTCCGCGTCGCGCGTGCAGGGCTTCGCATCGTCTGGGCAGGACGCCGCAGCCTCTGCGGGCGCCTCCGCATCGGCCGCACGGGGCTCCGCGTCGCGCGTGCAGGGCTTCGCATCGTCTGGGCAGGACGCCGCAGCCTCTGCGGGCGCCTCCGCATCGGCCGCGCCGGGCTCAGCGCCGCCGGCGCAGGGCAGTGCATCGGCTGCGGGCTTCTCCGCATCGGCCGCACGGGACTCCGCATCGCCCGGGCGGGGCGCTGCATTGGCTGCGGGCGCCTCCGTATCTGCCGCGCCCGGCTCCGCGTCGCCCGTGCAGGGCACCGCATCGGCTGCGGGCTTCTCCGCATCGGCCGCGCGGGGTTCCGCTACGGCCACGCAGAGCGCCGCGGCGTCCGCGAGCGACTTCGCATCGCCTGCGCAAGGCGCCGCAGCGTCCGCTGCTGACTCCGCAACGGCCGCGCAGGGCGCCGCGGCGTCCGCGCGAGGCGCCTCTCCGTCGCCGTCGAGCGCCGCCCCGGCCGCCATCACCGTGCCCGGGGACACCGCGCGCCTCGCTCTCGGTCTCACGCTGGACGGGGGCTCCGGGCCCGGCCGTGCCCGCGCTGCGGATCTCACCCTCACCGTCGAGGACCGTCACGGCGTGCCGTACCGGGTGCCCCTCGGCGCCCTGCCCGCCGACGGCCGGCCCCGTACGCTCACCGCGGACCTCGCCCGCGCCGCCGGGGCCCCCGACGGACGGCCCGCCGGGCCGCTGAGCCTCACGGCTCTCGACATCGACCAGAGGGGACAACCCCTGCGGACCGTGCCCGCGCGGCTCACCCTCACCGCGCTGCGGGCCGTCACGGCCGACGGAGCCCCGCGCCCCGTCACCGTGCCCCCGGGCCTGGACTGGCGGGCGAGGGCCACCGTCGCGCCCGGCCACGACCCCCAGGACGAGCGGCAGGCGCCGCCCGCCGTCACCGGGGTGCGCTCCACCTCCGCCACGCCGCTCGACCTGGCGTACCACCCGGGCAGGACCGCCCCCGACGCGTGGCCGCCCGGCGAACGGATCGTCACCGTCCGCGTCACCCTGGGCGCACCCGCCACCTCGCCGCCCGCCGCGCTCGCCACCGACCGGTTCCTGGAGTCCACCGGAGCCCGCACCGGCTCCGTCGTCCGGGTCCCGATGCCCGGCGGCGACCTCACGGTGAGGATCGCCGGGACCCTCCGCGCCCTGCCGACGACCGGACCCGGCGCCGGCGCGGCCACCGGCGGTGAGGACGGCGGCGCCCTGCTGCTCGACCTGCGGGCCGTCAACCGGGTCCTGTCCGCCCGCCCCGGTTCCCCGCCGCCGAGCCTGCCGCCCACCGAATGGTGGCTGTTCACCGCGCCCGGCGCCGCCGACCGGGCCGCCACCGCCCTGCGGAACAGGGCCGACACCGACCCCGCCCAGGTCGTGGTGCGCGACGAGATCGCCGCCCGCCTGCACGGCGACCCGCTCGGCGCCGGCCCCCGCGCCGCCCTGCTCGCCGCGACCGTGGCCGCCGCGCTGCTGGCCGCCGTGGGCTTCGCGGTGAGCACGGCCGGCGCCCTGCGGGAACGCTCCGCCGAGTTCGCCGTCCTGCGCGCGCTGGGCGCCCCGCGCCGCCAGACCGCACGGCTCGTCGCCCTCGAACAGTCCCTGCTCATCGCGGTCGCCCTGGTGATCGGGCCCCTACTGGGCGCCCTCCTCACCCGGGCCCTGGTCCCCTTGGTGGTCCTCACCGGCGAGGCGACCCGGCCCGTCCCCGGCGTCCTGGTCGCCCTGCCACCCGGGCGGATCGCCCTGCTGCTCCTGGCCGTCGCCGCGGCCCCGCTGGCCACCGTGGCGGTCACCGCCCTGCGCGGCGCCGACCCGGCCACCGCCCTGCGCGCCCGAGGAGGCGAGTGA
- a CDS encoding ABC transporter ATP-binding protein encodes MSDGTTMVRVTDLHRSYGSGATAVHALRGVSFEVARGELVALKGRSGSGKTTLLNLVGGLDTPDRGRIVVDGTDLATLDEDGLLALRRDRIGFVFQSFGLIPVLTAAENVGVPLRLRKTDPRAREERVALLLSLVGLADHAEQRPGELSGGQQQRVAVARALANRPALLIADEPTGQLDAETGLRVMELLRAVVRSEGLTALVATHDSQLLDLADRVLELHDGVVAEPVEPAPR; translated from the coding sequence ATGAGTGACGGCACCACCATGGTGCGGGTGACGGACCTGCACCGCTCCTACGGCTCGGGAGCCACCGCCGTGCACGCCCTGCGCGGGGTGTCCTTCGAGGTGGCCCGCGGCGAACTCGTCGCCCTCAAAGGGCGGTCGGGCTCCGGCAAGACCACCCTCCTCAACCTCGTCGGCGGCCTGGACACCCCGGACCGGGGGAGGATCGTCGTCGACGGCACCGACCTGGCCACGCTCGACGAGGACGGGCTCCTCGCCCTGCGCCGCGACCGGATCGGCTTCGTCTTCCAGTCGTTCGGGCTGATCCCCGTCCTCACGGCCGCCGAGAACGTCGGCGTACCGCTGCGGCTGCGGAAGACCGACCCCCGCGCCCGCGAGGAGCGCGTCGCGCTGCTCCTGTCCCTCGTCGGCCTCGCCGACCACGCCGAGCAGCGGCCCGGCGAACTCTCCGGCGGCCAGCAGCAGCGCGTCGCCGTCGCCCGCGCCCTCGCCAACCGGCCGGCCCTGCTGATCGCCGACGAACCGACCGGCCAGCTCGACGCCGAGACCGGCCTGCGCGTCATGGAACTGCTGCGGGCCGTCGTGCGCAGCGAGGGCCTCACCGCGCTGGTCGCCACCCACGACAGCCAGCTCCTCGACCTCGCCGACCGGGTCCTCGAACTCCACGACGGGGTGGTCGCCGAGCCCGTAGAACCCGCGCCGCGCTGA
- a CDS encoding SAM-dependent methyltransferase, protein MTGNDTDAAAARPAVQIDTSKPHPARMYDWFLGGKDNYPVDEEMARQLLTIDARGRDMARVNRAFMHRAIRWLGAEGVRQYLDIGTGIPTEPNLHQIAQQVAPESRIVYCDNDPIVLAHAEALLRSAPEGATEYIQADARDPEAILEHAGKVLDFTRPVALSLLALLHFVDDEDGAYELVGRLVDRLPPGSYLVLSHVTCDFDPEGAAKARAVYRGRGLTLRPRTREEFARFFDGLALVEPGVSLTAEWHPELGEPVPVAGDDPIPGYAAVARKV, encoded by the coding sequence ATGACCGGGAACGACACCGACGCCGCCGCGGCACGGCCCGCCGTGCAGATCGACACCAGCAAGCCGCACCCGGCCCGTATGTACGACTGGTTCCTCGGCGGCAAGGACAACTACCCGGTCGACGAGGAGATGGCCCGGCAGCTCCTCACCATCGACGCCCGCGGCAGGGACATGGCCCGCGTCAACCGGGCGTTCATGCACCGGGCGATCCGCTGGCTCGGCGCCGAGGGGGTCCGCCAGTACCTGGACATCGGCACCGGCATCCCCACGGAGCCCAACCTCCACCAGATCGCCCAGCAGGTCGCCCCCGAGTCGCGGATCGTGTACTGCGACAACGACCCGATCGTCCTCGCCCACGCCGAGGCCCTGCTGCGTTCCGCCCCCGAGGGCGCCACCGAGTACATCCAGGCCGACGCCCGTGACCCCGAGGCGATCCTGGAACACGCCGGCAAGGTCCTCGACTTCACCCGGCCGGTCGCGCTCTCGCTCCTCGCCCTGCTCCACTTCGTGGACGACGAGGACGGCGCCTACGAGCTGGTGGGCCGGCTCGTCGACCGGCTCCCGCCCGGCAGTTACCTCGTCCTGTCGCATGTCACCTGCGACTTCGACCCGGAGGGCGCCGCCAAGGCCCGCGCCGTCTACCGGGGCCGCGGCCTCACGCTCAGGCCGCGTACCCGGGAGGAGTTCGCGCGGTTCTTCGACGGCCTCGCGCTCGTCGAGCCGGGCGTGTCGCTGACCGCCGAGTGGCACCCGGAGCTGGGTGAGCCCGTCCCCGTCGCGGGCGACGACCCGATCCCCGGCTACGCCGCGGTCGCCCGCAAGGTGTGA
- a CDS encoding DUF397 domain-containing protein, translating into MVRIYNGMPAADLGAEGWHKPWSGGNGGNCVEAMKLADGRVAVRQSADPDGPALIYTHGEMAAFIQGAKSGQADFLLT; encoded by the coding sequence ATGGTTCGCATATACAACGGCATGCCCGCCGCCGACCTCGGTGCCGAGGGCTGGCACAAGCCGTGGAGCGGCGGCAACGGCGGCAACTGCGTCGAGGCCATGAAGCTGGCCGACGGCAGGGTCGCCGTGCGCCAGTCCGCCGATCCTGACGGCCCCGCCCTGATCTACACCCACGGGGAGATGGCAGCCTTCATCCAGGGCGCCAAGTCGGGGCAGGCCGACTTCCTGCTCACCTGA
- a CDS encoding helix-turn-helix transcriptional regulator — protein sequence MSEPRSAPTVGQVVLGKRLQDLRERAGLKREEAAKVLRVAPATIRRMETAEVALKIPYVQLLLKEYGVDADEADAFVRLAEDANRPGWWQRFHDVLPGWFSMYVSLEGAASLIRAYEPHFVPGLLQTEEYAAAVLRAGAVGQVGPDEIQRHVALRMERQHLLTRADPPKFWVIMDETVLRRRPPGTGPDVMRAQLDRLLEATELPHVTLQVAEFATGHHPGTYGPFVLFRFAVPELPDMVYSEYLTGAVYLDARPEVASHLEVMDRMAAQAATAQRTKEILRAFRKEL from the coding sequence GTGAGCGAGCCGCGGTCCGCCCCCACCGTGGGACAGGTCGTTCTCGGCAAGCGTCTGCAGGATCTGCGGGAAAGAGCGGGTCTCAAGCGGGAGGAAGCCGCGAAGGTGCTGCGCGTGGCCCCGGCCACGATCCGCAGGATGGAGACCGCGGAAGTCGCCCTGAAGATCCCGTACGTCCAGCTGCTCCTCAAGGAGTACGGGGTGGACGCCGACGAGGCCGACGCGTTCGTCCGGCTGGCCGAGGACGCCAACAGGCCCGGCTGGTGGCAGCGCTTCCACGACGTGCTGCCCGGCTGGTTCAGCATGTACGTCAGCCTGGAGGGCGCGGCGAGCCTCATCCGCGCCTACGAACCGCACTTCGTGCCCGGCCTCCTCCAGACCGAGGAGTACGCGGCGGCCGTGCTGCGCGCCGGCGCGGTCGGCCAGGTCGGCCCGGACGAGATCCAACGCCATGTGGCGCTGCGCATGGAACGGCAGCACCTGCTCACCCGCGCCGACCCGCCCAAGTTCTGGGTGATCATGGACGAGACGGTGCTGCGGCGCCGCCCGCCCGGAACCGGCCCCGACGTCATGCGGGCCCAGCTCGACCGGCTCCTGGAGGCCACCGAGCTGCCCCACGTCACCCTCCAGGTCGCGGAGTTCGCGACGGGGCACCACCCCGGCACGTACGGCCCCTTCGTGCTCTTCCGGTTCGCCGTGCCCGAACTCCCGGACATGGTCTACAGCGAGTACCTGACCGGCGCCGTCTACCTCGACGCGCGCCCGGAGGTGGCCTCCCACCTCGAGGTCATGGACCGCATGGCGGCCCAGGCCGCCACCGCACAACGTACGAAGGAAATCCTCCGGGCTTTCCGCAAGGAGCTCTGA
- a CDS encoding ATP-binding protein produces the protein MAPRPRNATPHAHAAPHDRLATHTRAAHGTPHPAPRAAEPTPDLRRFAFELPARAESVSRARRLVSERLLLWGIDEDVRDTAELVVSELFTNAVVHTGSGRVVCELRDRGERLRIAVHDEGRPVTGPGLRTAEAEECGRGLLLVDAVSSAWGAHDARHGAGRVVWAELVHGVADPC, from the coding sequence ATGGCCCCGCGACCGCGCAACGCCACACCACACGCCCACGCCGCACCCCACGACCGGCTCGCGACGCACACGCGCGCGGCGCACGGCACCCCGCACCCGGCCCCCCGGGCGGCCGAGCCGACGCCCGACCTCCGCCGCTTCGCCTTCGAGCTGCCCGCGCGCGCCGAGTCCGTCTCCCGCGCCCGCCGCCTGGTCTCCGAGCGGCTGCTGCTGTGGGGCATCGACGAGGACGTGCGCGACACGGCGGAGCTGGTCGTCTCGGAGCTGTTCACCAACGCCGTGGTCCACACGGGCAGCGGCCGCGTCGTGTGCGAACTGCGCGACAGGGGCGAGCGGTTGCGCATCGCCGTCCATGACGAGGGCCGTCCCGTCACGGGACCCGGTCTGCGGACCGCCGAGGCCGAGGAGTGCGGCCGCGGACTGCTCCTCGTCGACGCCGTGAGCAGCGCCTGGGGCGCCCATGACGCCCGGCACGGCGCCGGGCGGGTCGTCTGGGCGGAGCTGGTCCACGGCGTGGCGGACCCGTGCTGA